In Neovison vison isolate M4711 chromosome 14, ASM_NN_V1, whole genome shotgun sequence, the following proteins share a genomic window:
- the LOC122896126 gene encoding 3 beta-hydroxysteroid dehydrogenase type 7, protein MAESPEARKLVYLVTGGCGFLGEHVVRMLLQREPQLLELRVFDLHLGPWLEELKTGPVQVTAIQGDVTQAHEVAAAVAGAHVVVHTAGLVDVFGRASPETIYEVNVQGTKNVIEACVQTGTRFLVYTSSMEVVGPNIKGHPFYRGNEDTPYEAVHSHPYPRSKAQAEQLVLDANGREVRGGLPLVTCALRPTGIYGEGHQIMRDFYHQGLRLGGRLFRAIPASVEHGRVYVGNVAWMHVLAARELEQRAALMGGQVYFCYDDSPYKSYEDFNMEFLGPCGLRLVESRLLVPYWLLVLLAALNALLQWLLRPLFLYAPLLNPYTLAVASTTFTVSTDKAQRHFGYVPLFSWEDSRTRTIRWVQAVEGSAR, encoded by the exons ATGGCCGAGTCTCCAGAGGCCCGGAAGCTGGTGTACCTGGTCACAGGTGGCTGCGGCTTCCTGGGGGAGCATGTGGTGCGGATGCTTCTGCAGCGGGAACCCCAGCTCTTGGAGCTGCGGGTCTTTGACCTGCACCTGGGTCCCTGGCTGGAGGAGCTGAAGACAG GGCCCGTGCAGGTGACTGCCATCCAGGGGGATGTGACCCAGGCCCACGAGGTGGCAGCGGCTGTGGCTGGAGCCCATGTGGTCGTCCACACAGCCGGGCTGGTGGATGTGTTCGGGAGGGCCAGCCCCGAGACCATCTATGAGGTCAACGTGCAGG GCACAAAGAACGTGATTGAGGCTTGTGTGCAGACCGGAACACGGTTCCTGGTCTACACGAGCAGCATGGAAGTTGTGGGGCCCAACATCAAAGGCCACCCCTTCTACAG GGGCAACGAGGACACCCCCTATGAAGCAGTGCACAGCCACCCCTATCCTCGCAGCAAGGCACAAGCGGAGCAGCTGGTCCTGGACGCCAACGGAAGGGAG GTCCGTGGGGGGCTGCCCCTGGTGACGTGTGCCCTGCGTCCCACTGGCATCTACGGTGAAGGCCACCAGATCATGAGGGACTTCTACCACCAAGGCCTTCGCCTGGGGGGTCGGCTCTTCCGGGCCATCCCAGCCTCCGTGGAGCATGGTCGGGTCTACGTGG GCAATGTGGCCTGGATGCACGTGCTGGCGGCCCGGGAGCTGGAGCAGCGGGCGGCTCTCATGGGCGGTCAGGTGTACTTCTGCTACGACGACTCGCCCTATAAGAGCTACGAGGACTTCAACATGGAGTTCCTGGGCCCCTGCGGGCTGCGCCTCGTGGAGTCCCGCCTGCTGGTGCCCTACTGGCTGCTGGTGCTTCTGGCCGCTCTCAACGCCCTGCTGCAGTGGCTGCTGCGGCCCCTGTTTCTCTACGCCCCCCTGCTCAACCCCTACACACTGGCCGTGGCCAGCACGACCTTCACCGTGAGCACCGACAAGGCGCAGCGCCACTTCGGCTACGTACCCCTGTTCTCTTGGGAGGACAGCCGGACCCGCACCATCCGCTGGGTGCAGGCCGTGGAGGGCTCAGCCCGGTGA
- the LOC122895286 gene encoding syntaxin-1B isoform X1 produces MKDRTQELRSAKDSDDEEEVVHVDRDHFMDEFFEQVEEIRGCIEKLSEDVEQVKKQHSAILAAPNPDEKTKQELEDLTADIKKTANKVRSKLKAIEQSIEQEEGLNRSSADLRIRKTQHSTLSRKFVEVMTEYNATQSKYRDRCKDRIQRQLEITGRTTTNEELEDMLESGKLAIFTDDIKMDSQMTKQALNEIETRHNEIIKLETSIRELHDMFVDMAMLVESQGEMIDRIEYNVEHSVDYVERAVSDTKKAVKYQSKARRKKIMIIICCVVLGVVLASSIGGTLGL; encoded by the exons ATGAAGGATCGGACTCAGGAGCTGCGGAGT GCTAAAGACAGTGATGATGAAGAGGAGGTGGTCCATGTGGATCGCGACCACTTCATGGATGAGTTCTTTGAACAG GTGGAAGAGATCCGGGGCTGCATCGAGAAACTGTCAGAGGATGTGGAGCAAGTGAAAAAGCAGCACAGCGCCATCCTGGCCGCCCCCAATCCAGATGAGA AGACCAAACAGGAGCTGGAGGATCTCACCGCAGACATCAAGAAGACGGCCAACAAGGTCCGCTCCAAGTTGAAAG CAATCGAGCAAAGCATTGAACAAGAGGAGGGGCTGAACCGTTCCTCGGCGGACCTGCGCATCCGTAAGACCCAG CACTCCACCCTCTCCCGGAAGTTCGTGGAAGTAATGACCGAGTATAACGCGACCCAGTCCAAGTACCGGGACCGCTGCAAGGACCGGATCCAGCGGCAGCTGGAGATCA CTGGAAGGACCACCACGAACGAGGAACTGGAAGACATGCTGGAGAGCGGGAAGCTGGCCATCTTCACCGATGAT ATCAAAATGGACTCACAGATGACGAAGCAGGCACTGAATGAGATCGAGACGCGGCACAACGAGATCATCAAACTGGAAACCAGCATCCGAGAGCTGCATGACATGTTTGTGGACATGGCCATGCTTGTGGAAAGCCAG GGCGAGATGATTGACCGCATTGAGTACAACGTGGAACATTCCGTGGACTATGTGGAGCGAGCCGTGTCCGACACCAAGAAAGCTGTGAAATACCAGAGCAAGGCCCGGAGG AAGAAAATCATGATCATCATTTGCTGTGTGGTGCTGGGGGTCGTCTTGGCGTCATCCATTGGGGGGACGCTGGGCTTGTag
- the LOC122895286 gene encoding syntaxin-1B isoform X2, with product MTLAKDSDDEEEVVHVDRDHFMDEFFEQVEEIRGCIEKLSEDVEQVKKQHSAILAAPNPDEKTKQELEDLTADIKKTANKVRSKLKAIEQSIEQEEGLNRSSADLRIRKTQHSTLSRKFVEVMTEYNATQSKYRDRCKDRIQRQLEITGRTTTNEELEDMLESGKLAIFTDDIKMDSQMTKQALNEIETRHNEIIKLETSIRELHDMFVDMAMLVESQGEMIDRIEYNVEHSVDYVERAVSDTKKAVKYQSKARRKKIMIIICCVVLGVVLASSIGGTLGL from the exons ATGACACTG GCTAAAGACAGTGATGATGAAGAGGAGGTGGTCCATGTGGATCGCGACCACTTCATGGATGAGTTCTTTGAACAG GTGGAAGAGATCCGGGGCTGCATCGAGAAACTGTCAGAGGATGTGGAGCAAGTGAAAAAGCAGCACAGCGCCATCCTGGCCGCCCCCAATCCAGATGAGA AGACCAAACAGGAGCTGGAGGATCTCACCGCAGACATCAAGAAGACGGCCAACAAGGTCCGCTCCAAGTTGAAAG CAATCGAGCAAAGCATTGAACAAGAGGAGGGGCTGAACCGTTCCTCGGCGGACCTGCGCATCCGTAAGACCCAG CACTCCACCCTCTCCCGGAAGTTCGTGGAAGTAATGACCGAGTATAACGCGACCCAGTCCAAGTACCGGGACCGCTGCAAGGACCGGATCCAGCGGCAGCTGGAGATCA CTGGAAGGACCACCACGAACGAGGAACTGGAAGACATGCTGGAGAGCGGGAAGCTGGCCATCTTCACCGATGAT ATCAAAATGGACTCACAGATGACGAAGCAGGCACTGAATGAGATCGAGACGCGGCACAACGAGATCATCAAACTGGAAACCAGCATCCGAGAGCTGCATGACATGTTTGTGGACATGGCCATGCTTGTGGAAAGCCAG GGCGAGATGATTGACCGCATTGAGTACAACGTGGAACATTCCGTGGACTATGTGGAGCGAGCCGTGTCCGACACCAAGAAAGCTGTGAAATACCAGAGCAAGGCCCGGAGG AAGAAAATCATGATCATCATTTGCTGTGTGGTGCTGGGGGTCGTCTTGGCGTCATCCATTGGGGGGACGCTGGGCTTGTag